A stretch of DNA from Candidatus Bathyarchaeia archaeon:
ATCAAGGACTTAGAAGCCCTTGAAATCATGGCTTCAGCATGTAGAGAAGTAAGCAACGAATTGGGCTTCAAATGCGGTTTCGGCGTTGATATTGCGGCTTCGTCCCTCTGGAACGCTAAAAAGAAGAAATACGTGTATGAGAGAAATGAAAAGGAGCTAGATTCTGGCGAACAGTTGGAGTTTGTTCGACAGCTCATTGAAAAATATCATTTAGCTTATGTGGAGGACCCATTCCATGAAGATGATTATGGAAGTTTCGCAGAACTCACAAAAAAGGTTAAGAACTGCCTTATCTGCGGCGACGACTTGTTCGTTACAAATAATGAAAGGTTAAATTATGGGATTAAAATGCACGCAGCCAACGCCATAATAATTAAAGTTAACCAGGTGGGCACGCTCACAGATGCTTTGGACACTATTGAAACTGCGAAAAGGGCTGGATACGTGCCAGTTATATCCCATCGTTCCGGTGACACTTGCGATTGGCACATTGCTCACCTAGCTGTGGCGTTTAGATGTCCAATAATTAAGACAGGTGTTGTGGAAGGTGCTCGAATAGCAAAAATAAATGAGTTGCTGAGAATTGAGGAGTTTCTTGGAGATAGGGCTAAAATGGCTGAACTCCACATTCCATAATGGAGAGTGAAGCGAGCTTGGCTGAAAAAGATAAGGAAGAAATCAAAAAGGAGAAGTTTGAAGAGGAAACAAGTGTAAGTGTAGAAGAAGAGCTTTTACTGCCTCGGGACACGCTTCTCTCGGCTGGAATACACATTGGAACTAGAATGAAGACTAAAGACATGGAACAGTTCATATACCGTGTCAGACCAGACGGCCTATTTGTTCTGGACGTAAAAAAAACTGATGAACGTATAAGGGTGGCAGCCAAGTTCTTGGCAAGATTTGAATCTTCAAGGATCGCCGCTGCCGCTGCGAGGCTATATGCACAAGAGCCTGTAAAAAAGTTTTGCGAGGCTATTGGCGCAACACCAATTGTTGGGCGCTTCATCCCTGGGTTGCTTTCAAACCCGCTCTATCCAAATCGTATTGAACCAAATGTGTTAATAGTTTCAGACCCTAGGGCGGATTCTCAAGCTGTGAGGGAGGCAGCCTCTGTTGGTGTTCCGGTGGTAGCCTTGTGCAGCACTGACAACGACTTTTCCGGAGTTGACCTAGTGATACCCACAAACAATAAAGGCAGAAGAGCCTTAGCAGTCATTTACTGGCTTCTTGCGAGGCAAGTTCTGCGCGAAAGAGGTGAACTCCCACCAGATAAGGACATGCCACTAACCATCGAGGATTTTGAGGCTAAAATATCAAAAGAGGAAGAGGAGAGCTAACCTGAAATGGCGAAGATTCGGCTTCCGAGCCAGGCTGGAGCCTTCTACGCTGGAAAAGCCGAATCGTTGAAGAGGCAGATTGAAGAGTGCTTTCTACACGAGTTAGGACCTGGAAAAATTCCAACAGTTGTTGAAGGATCGAGGCGCATAGTTGGCCTTGTTTGCCCCCATGCTGGATACATGTATTCTGGACCGGTGGCAGCCCACGCCTATTACAATTTGGCTTCTGATGGTAAGCCAGACACCGTTGTGCTTTTTGGCCCAAACCATACTGGTTATGGTAGTGCCTTGGCCGTTATGAACGAGGGCTTTTGGCGCACTCCGCTTGGCGATGTTGAGGTGGACGGGGAAACAGCCAACAAGATTGTTAGGGAAGCTCGCATTGTTGATGTTGATGACTCGGCTCATCGATATGAGCATTCGATTGAGGTGCAGCTTCCATTTCTACAGTATCTTTTCGGCTCAGCGTTCAAAATTGTGCCCATATGCTTTTTGATGCAGGATTTGCACTCCTCAAGTGAAGTTGGGCAAGCTGTTGCAAAGGTTTTGGCTGGAAAGAATGCCTTAATTATAGCTTCTTCAGACATGACCCACTATGAATCCCAGAAAACGGCGGAGAAGAAGGACATGTTGGCACTTCAAGCTGTCGAAGCCATGGATGAGGAACGCTTCTATTCGATAATCGAAGAGCATCGGATTACAGCGTGTGGTTATGGTCCCATAATTGCCCTTATCACGGCTGCAAAGGCTTTGGGGGCTAGAGAGGCAAAATTATTATGTTACAAAACTAGTGGAGATGTTACTGGCGACTACTCGGCTGTTGTTGGGTATGCCGCCGTCCAATTCACAAAATAGTGGTTTAGGATGGGAGTTATCGCTTCAGCTCCCGCGAAAATAATACTTTTCGGAGAACACTTCGTCGTTTACGGCGAACCCGCCATAGTCCTGGCTATAGACAAAAGAGCCTACGCAAGAGCGGAACTACGAGAGGACAAGAGGCTTTTTCTACGCTCTTTAAACCTAAACGTCGCTGGATTTTTCGAAAATGGGAACTTTAAAATTGAAGAAGGAAACCCAAAAGAGGCAAGAATGAAGCTTGAACCGCTCAAATGTGCTGTGGAAAAAGTTCTGGAGATTTCAGGAGAGAGGGTGGGCTTAAACATAGAGGTTAACTCAACCGTTCCAGTCGCAGCTGGTTTAGGGTCTTCGGCGGCTGTGGCTGCTGCCGTGACAGCAGCTGTCGGCGCCCTACTAAATGTGAAAATGTCAAGGGAGGATGTTTTCCGCATAGCCTATGAAGCTGAAAAAATAATGCATGGCACGCCTTCGGGCGTTGACCCAGCAATATCAACCTTTGGAGGCACTCTGCTTTTCCAAATAGACACGGGATTTAAGCCTCTAGACGTCAGGGCGGATATCCCGCTTGTTATCGGCAACACAGGCGTTGAAAGGTCAACGCGGAGCCAAGTGACGAAGGTTCGAAGCTTAAAGGATCGTTACCCACAGATTGTTGAGCCTATGATGAGGTCTGCCCGTGAAATAGTCTTAAGAGCCATCGAAGCCTTAAAAGAAGGCGACTTGGAAACCCTTGGGGAACTGATGAACATAAACCATGCACTGCTTTATGGATTGGGGGTTTCGGACGAGTCTTTAGAGTGGCTTATTAACGCCGCCCGCAAGGCTGGAGCATTAGGCGCAAAACTGACGGGGGCTGGTGGCGGCGGGTGCATGATAGCCCTTGCAAGCAAGGATAGAGTTGAAAATGTTTTGGAGGCTGTTCAGAGGGCTGGTGGAAGCGCTTTCATAGCGAGAAAAACGGATGAGGGGGTTAGAATTGAGCCAACCTAGACCAACTGTTCTGAAGATTGGCGGCTCTGTCATAACCGACAAAAGCAAAGAGCTTGGCGTGCAAATGGAAGCCATAAGCCGAATAGCAGACGAAATATTGGAGGCAAATACTAAAAACCTAATAATTGTTCATGGCGGCGGAAGTTTTGGTCACCCGGTGGCGCAAAAACATGCCATAAAAGAGGGTTTTAAGGAAGAATCCCAAATAATAGGGTTTGCAGAAACTCACCATGTCATGACCGTGCTTAATGGGCTTTTTATGGACGCCTTAATATGGCGGGGTGTTCCAGCGGTGAGCATTACGCCTTCTTCATGCATTATGACGCAGAATGGCAGAATAATTTGTTTTGAAGATTCTCCTCTAAAACAGCTTATGAAAATGGGCTTTATTCCAGTTCTTTACGGAGACGCTGTTTTTGACGCAAAGTTGGGCTTTACAATCTTATCTGGGGACCAGCTTGTCGCGTTCTTAGCCATGCGGTTCAACGCAAAAAACATCGTGATAGGCGTTGATGTGGATGGATTATATAACGCTGACCCAAAGACAAATGAGAAAGCCAAAATGTTCGACCGTTTAACCTTGGCGGAGCTTAGGAATGTTCAGAAACTTTTAGGCGGGTCCAACGCATGCGACGTGACTGGCGGAATGGCAAATAAAATTGCTGAGCTTATACCCGCAATAGAACATGGTATTCCCGTTTTAATAGTCAATGCTACAAAGCCCAAATATATCTATAAAGCCCTTAAGGGAGAAAGGGTTAAGGGCACACTTATAGAGAAGGAATAAAGTTTGGCTGAAAAAACCAGAAAGCGCAAGGCAGACCACATCCGCATAGCCACAACCTACAATGTCCAAGCAAAGAACATCACAACAGGATTTGAAGACGTGCACTTCGTTCACAGAGCCCTACCGGAAATCGATAAGGACAAGATAAATCTTTCAACAACAGTTTTCAACCACAAGTTTTCCGCGCCAATAATTGTAAGCGCCATAACAGGCGGAACCGGTGAAGCTAGTAAAATTAATGCGACAATAGCCACCATTGTTGAGGAATTTGGGCTTGGAATGGGTGTTGGAAGCCAAAGGGCGGCGCTAGAAGACCGGAGGCTAGAAAAAACTTTTGCAATAGTTAGGAAAAAGGCGCCTACAGCTTTTTTGATGGCGAACATCGGTGGAATTCAGCTTGCCAAGGGATACAACATTAAAGAGGCAAAGAAAGCCGTAGAAATGATTGACGCTGACGCCTTAGCTATACATTTGAACCCCCTCCAAGAGGCAGTGCAACCAGAAGGCGAAACAAGTTTTAGGGGAGTCCTTGAAAAAATATGTGAAATTGTTAAGGAACTGGACAAGCCCGTCATTGTAAAAGAAACAGGGGCGGGTATAGCCGCTGAAGAAGCGAAAAAGCTTGAAGCCGCTGGAGTGAAAGGCATCGATGTGAGCGGAGCCGGTGGCACAAGCTTTGCCGCAGTGGAATATTTTCGGGCAAAGGGTAGGAGAAACATTTACAACAGAAGGCTAGGTGAAGTTTTCTGGGATTGGGGAATACCCACAGCAATAAGCATAGTTGAAGTTACACAAACAGTCAACATACCGGTCATAGCCTCCGGTGGAATAAGAAGCGGACTGGACGCGGCTAAAGCCCTAGCTTTGGGGGCAAGCCTCGCGGCTCTTGCACAACCAGTTTTGCAGGCGGCTGTTGAAGGCTTAAGACAAACAAGGAAGACATTACGCACGTTGATAGAAGAGCTTAGGAACACCATGTTCCTTGTTGGAGCGGAAAACATTCAGCAATTGCATAAAGTGCCATTGGTAATCACTGGGAAAACAGCTGAATGGCTGAAGTTGAGAGGCTTTGACACAGAGGTTTATGCAAGAAGGGGTGAGGGCTAGCTTGGTTTTCGACATCGGGAAGCTTCTCGAGGAAAAAGCATCCATTATAAACAAAGCCATTGAGAAATATATCCCAAGAATTTTCTCGAAAAAAGCCATAATCTTTAAGGTTAGCCCGCCGAGATACGCATATAACATTGAAGCCATAAACAAAGCTGTTGCTGAACCCATTTGGGAGTTTTTAGACAGAGGTGGGAAACGGTGGCGTCCAGCCCTATTCCTGCTTATATGCGAGGCTTTAGGCAAAAATCCTGAAGATTATGTGGATTACGCCATAATTCCCGAAGTTGTGCACAACGGAACCCTGATAATAGACGACATAGAGGATGCCTCTGAATTCCGCAGAGGCAAGCCATGCACCCACAGGATTTATGGTTTGGACATAGCCGTAAACGCTGGCAATACCATGTATTATCTCCCGCTATTGCCGTTGATGGAGAACCGTGAAAAGCTGGGTTCCGAGAAGCTGGCAAGAATTTATGAGATTTATGTGCAAGAGATGATAAACCTAAGCCTTGGACAAGCCATGGACATAGCCTGGCACAAGGGCTTAGCAGACGCAGACAAGCTGGATGAGGAAAATTATTTGCAAATGTGCGCCTACAAAACTGGGACTTTGGCGAGGATGGCTGCCAAAATTGCCGCCGTGGTAGCCGACGCCCCAGACGAGCTTATTGAAAAACTTGGGCACTTTGCGGAAAGCATAGGCATAGCCTTCCAAATACAGGATGACGTGCTGGATTTGACTGGCAAGGAGTTTGCCGAGAAAAAGGGTGGACGTGGGCAAGACATAACGGAGGGAAAACGAACTCTTATAGTAATTCACACTCTGAAGGTTGCAAATGCTAAGGACAGGAAAAGGCTTATTGAGATTTTAAAAATGCACACTTCAGACCAGAAGCTAAGGGAAGAAGCAATAGCAATAATGCAAAAGTATGGCTCAATTGAGTACGCCAAAAACTTCGCCAGAAAAATTGTTGAGGAGAGCTGGAAAGAGGTGGAAGGGCTTCTTCCAGAATCGGATGCAAAGGAAAAGTTAAACGCCTTTGCAAGATTCCTTATTGAGAGAAAAATTTGAAGCGAGTGCCTAAACTTTGAACGAAATTAGAGAGGACGCCGAATTAAGGGAGACCATTCGAAAGTTTGCATTACTAAACGCCATAAAACATGACGGAAAAGCCCAGACAGGCCCAGTTGTTGGGAAGGTTTTAGCTGAAAGACCAGAACTGCGAGCCAAAGCAAAGGAGCTAACAGCCCTAGTGAGAGAGATGGTTGATGAGGTTAACAGTCTTTCATTAAGCGATCAGATGCGAATTGTAGAAGAGAGGTGGCCGGAAACCCTTGCAAAAGAAAAAGTTGGAGAAGAAGAGAAGAGGCTTCCTCCATTACCAAACGCTGACAAGTACCGGGAAATTGTCACACGCTTCTCGCCAAACCCAGATTGTGTTCTACATTTAGGCTCAGCCAGAGCCATAGTGCTATGCTATGAGTATGCTCGCATGTATAATGGCAAGTTCATTTTACGTTTCGAGGATACAGACCCCAAGCTGAAGAGGCCTGTTCTGGAATTTTACGATAGGATTAGGGAAGACTTGGAATGGCTTGGATGCAAACCGGATGAGGAGTATATCCAAAGCGACCGAGTCCCCATATACTACGAATATGCGGAAAAGTTGCTTAAGGATGGAAACGCCTATGTTTGCACATGCCAACCACAAGCCTTCAGAGAAAAGGTGTTAGCCCAAAAGCCTTGCCCATGCCGCGGCTTACCACCAGAAGAACATCTTGAAAGATGGGAATGCATGCTTAAAGGCGTATGTAAAGAAGGTGAAGCCGTAGTGCGTGTTAAGACGGATTTGAAGCATCCAAACCCAGCTGTTAGAGATTGGCCAGCCCTCCGTGTAATAGATATTGAGCAATATCCGCATCCAAGGGTTGGAACAAAATATCGTGTCTGGCCCCTCTACAACTTTGCGTGCGGGTTAGACGACCACTTGATGGGTGTGACTCACATAATTCGGGGCAAAGAACACTTGACAAACATGGTTCGGCAAGAGTATATGTATAGGCATTTGGGTTGGCGTTATCCAGAGGCAATCCACTACGGCAGACTAAAGATTAAGGGTGCACACTTAAGCAAGTCAAAAATTGTTCAAGGGATAAAGGAAGGCCTATATAAGGGATGGGACGACCCTAGGCTGGCAACATTTGCAGCCCTAAGGAGGCGTGGTATAACCCCGGAAGCCATCAAGAAACTTATAATTGATGTTGGTCCGAAAACTTCGGACGTCATTTTAAGCTGGGAGAACCTTTACGCTTATAACCGCAAAATCCTAGACCCAAAAGTAAACAGGTACTTCTTCGTGTCAAACCCTATACAACTCTTGGTTAGGCATATTCCACGAACATTCACTGTTAAGCTTCGATTGCATCCAGAATACCCAGAAAGAGGTTTCAAAGAATATGCCATAAAACCCTCCGAGCCAAATGGCGAAGCCCTATTTTGGATTTCAAGGATGGATTTGAAGGTTTTGGCCGTTGGAAGGATAGTTAGGCTCATGGAATTATTTAACATAAAAATTGAGCGAGTAGAGGCCTACTCGGCTGAAGCTTCCTTTGAAAGCGAGTCTTATGAAGAAGCTAGGAAGGCTGGGGCCCCTCTAATTCATTGGGTACCGATGGGGATGGACGTGCCTTGTCAAGTTGTGATGCCAGACGCCACCATAACTGACGGAGTAGCTGAGAAAGCATGCAAAGACTTAAAGCCAAACGATATGGTTCAGTTTGAAAGGTTCGGCTTCGTGAGAATAGACAAAGTTGACGCCAAAATCACAGCATATTATGCACATAAATAGGGGGATGCTGGATGCGTAGGCAGGATAAGGTTGTTTTGTGGCCAGCATACTTTGATTCGACAAAAACTAGGGGGGAGGGGAGAAGAATTCCGAAGATTTTGGCTGTGCCTTCTCCTAAAATCACGGAGCTTAAGGAAGCTGTGGAAAAGCTCGGGTTTGAATATGAACTTGTGGCAGATGCGGGTTATCCTAAGACGCCTTGGCTTAAGACTGGCATGCTCTTGGTAACAAAAAAGGAGGCAAAAAACCGGCTGCTTAAAAAGGTTGCAAAACAGTTGCAGAAAATTCGCGCAACCGTTGCGGCGAAATCTGTTTAGCTTGTTAGCTTGCTTCTTCTTCACCTATTAAAACAGCGTTTACAACGCCATTTTGACCTGGCCTGGATGTCACACGCGCCAAGCCTAATGATGTCTCTATTATGGCGCCCTTTGTTATCACGCCTCTTCTGTTGTAGTCAACGTTCGCTGGGTTTTTGACAACACGCAGAATTTCAGCTTTTTCAGTTTTCCCAGTTTTTAAGTCTGTTACGCAAGCGTATTTTTCGCTTAAAACCTTCACTTTTGCGTTGCCGCCCCTTCCCCGCTCAATTTTCCTTTTAGGTTCTCCTAGAACCGTTTCCACTGGAAATGAGCCTTGCTCGAATTTCCTTTTCCCACGGTATGGTCGCCTTTTTCCTCCTGTTGGTTTTCTCTTGTGCAAGTCGCCGTGCCAAACAGACACTTTTAACCCTCTTTAGCGTTAACACCTTATAGGCTTGTTCACTATCACGCTAATTTGCATATAAACCTATCCATTTTAAAAGGCTAAACGTTCAAAGCTGAGTTTTGAGCAATATCTTCCGAAGCCTTTTCTCCTTCCAAAATCTTTTTCAGCTCCCTTTTCATGGTTGGGATGTCATGGCTTAGACCAAAATAGTCTGCAAAGTAGTCTGTCGTCTTCAAAATGGAGGCGCGTCCCTTTCGCTCTACGGTAACTAAGCCCATTTCTTTTAACAGTTTAATATGCCCGTAAGCGTGATGACCTCGAGCTTCCACCACTCGTTTTTGAGAGACTGGTTGTCTTAGGGCTATGTAGGAAAGTGTCTTTAATGGACCGGTGGAGAGCAGCGGTCTTTTGACAAGCTTTCGGACATGCGGTGTAAATTCTGCTTTAAGTTGTAAAACAAACCTTTCATCCTTTAGTTCGAGAATTTCAAGGGCTGTGTCCCTTTTGGCATACTCCTGCGCTAAAATTTTTACAAGCCGCTTAGCCTTGTTTTTCGAACGCGTTTTTAGAACTGAGCATAACTCTGAGAGGTCTAGGGGGCGACCAGCAACATATAATGCAGCCTCCACCAGCGCAAGGTCGCTGATGAATTTTTCCTGTCTGATTTGCGAACTTTCTTCTGCGTTATTGGGTTGAGCCTTCATTTCTTGCAGCATCTGTTCCTCCAATTGTGATGTATATTTCTTCCGTTTCCTCGTCTTGCCAAAGGCTTACTTTTCCCTCTTGAGCCAAGAAAAGTAGAAGGATAAATGTGCGTATGGCTTCTAGACGCGCCAACCCCTTAATTATGGTTGAGAACTGGATTATTCCGGCGCCCTTCACCATTTCTGAAAGGGATTTGTAAAGCTTTTCCATTTGAAGCTCTATTTCCATGAGATAGTAGTCTATTTGTGGGAAAATTTCAGAAGGGGTCGGCAGAATAGGCTCGGCTGGAACTTTCTCCAGACGGAAAAGCGTCTCCCCCTTTAAAACGTCGTCCAGCACTTCTAGTAGGTGGCGTATAGTTGTTGATGTTAGCTCGTGTCTAAGCGGCAGAAAAAGTGGTGGAGGAATAAAATCTAATGGTGGCTTTGGCGGTGGTGGCGGCTCCTCAAGTTTTAGGAGAAGCTTCGACTTCATTAGATATATGAGGGCTGAAGAGTCTAAGGCTACGCCTGAAGCCCTAAAATCAATTTGCCCAGTTTTTTCCATCTCTTCGAGGAAAGTTGTCAGTAAATATGCAATGTTTATGTTCCATGGTGTGAGTTTCTCAAGTTTGTGGAACTCGAAGAGAATGTTCCAAGGCGGGCGGAGGTAAAAGGGCTTTTTGATTGTTGTAGCCATCTTCAGCCTGTCACCTCTAGGAACTTGGCTGAAACAACATATGAGATGCCGTTGCGCCCGTAAACCCCATAGACTTTCTGGGCTTTGTTAACCATTTCAGGCTTTAACGTAATGACGATAAATTGGGCTTTTTCGGATTCCTCTAGTAAGACGTCGGCAAGTCTTGACACGTGAAAGGCGTCCAAATGCGCATCAATCTCGTCTAGTATGTAGAAGGAGGCTGGTGTGAAGTCCTTTATGGCAAAGAGGAAGGCTACGGCTGCCACTGAACGTTCGCCACCGCTGGCGCCGCTAACCACAATTGATGGCTTGTTTGGGAACTGGACAATCATGTCTATGCCGCCAGAGAAGGGCTCTTCTGGATTCTCCAAAATTAGGTTAGCTGCCCCGCCGCCAGTGAGTTTTGAAAAGTATTTTTGCAGGTTTTGGTTTATCTTTCCAAAGGCTTCCATGAACACCTTGTGTTTTTTGCTTTCAATTTCCTCCATGAACTTTAGAATGGCTTGCTTTTCCCTTTCAAGCTCATTCATCCTCAGGGAAAGCTCTTTGTAGCGAGATATTTGCTCAGCGTAATGAGAAAGGGCAAGCTGGTTAACACCGCTTATCCTTTCAAGCTCGAATTGGAGCATCCTTAAAGAGGCTTCTGCCTCTTCAACCTCTTTGACTGTAACTTCTAAGGGCTTTTCGTAGCCAAACTGTTTAAGCTGGTTTTGCCACTGTTCCAGCTGTATCATGGACGTCTGTATATTCAGCTGGTACTGGTTCAGCAGTCGGTCGGTTTCCTCATACTCGGCTTCGATTTTGCGGAGTTCCTTGTCTATCTCGTCTATTTGGTTTGAGAATTTTTGGGCTTCTTCTTTTGCTGATAAAACGGTTTTTGAGAGTTCGATGCGGCTCTTCTCCAGCTCTGCCAGCTCTTGCTTTAGTTTCTCCCTTTCTTGGAGCGCTTCCTCAACCTCGCTTTCAACTTTGCGCAGTTGCTGTTCAATCTTTGCCAGCTGGATTTTAGCGTTCTTGTAGCCCACCCTCAAAACATTGTCAAACTGCGATTGAAGTGTTGAAATCTCTGTTTGCACAGCCCCAAGCTTCTGCCTTAAAGTGTTTATTTCTTCTGCCAGCTTTTCACGTTTAACTTCCATCTCTTGAATGTTTGCTGGGTCAACCTTCCGCCTTAAGCCGGCTAACTCGCTTTGAAGCCTGCGTATCTCCTTTTGCAGTGTGCTTCTTTCAGCCCTATAAGTCCATATTTTCGCCTTTTCAGCCTCGATTTCGCCTTCAATACGTTTTATGTTAGACTCTATTCTTCTAACGTTTGATTTTGTTCTTTTTATGCTTCTTTTTACGCGGGCAATTTCCCTATCAAGTGTTGTTATGGCTTCTGATAAGCGTGCAATTTCAACGCGTGTTCTGTCTATTTCCTCTTCAAGGGTTGCTATGTCGCTTCCCCGTCTGGAAAGGTGCTGTTGCAAAGCTCTAACAGCTTCGTCTAGGCTTTTTATCGCTGCCTCGCTTGGTATTATGGCTGAAAAATCTATGGGTGCACGGTAATAGCCGCTTTCCAGGGCGCCGCCGGGCTCGTATAAGTTGCCGTTTACAGTGACTACGCGGTAGCCTCTGCTAGAAAGCTCGAAGGCTGTTTTGTCTTCTGGAACAACAAGGGTGTCGCCAAAAACAAAGTAAACAGCCGGCTCATACTGTTTGGCGCATTTTACAAAGGAGAAGGCTGCGCCATTAACGTTTAGGTCCTCTGGAACTTTTATCGGCTTCGTGGCTGAAACTGCTTCCAGCGGGATTATCTTTATCCTTCCAAGCTTCATTCTGCGCAGGGTTTCCGTGCATGTAAAAGCCGCGTCGAAGTCCTTCACAACTAGGGCGTCCAGCCATCCTCCAGCTGCAACTTCAATTGCTTGTTGATAGGCTTTGTCTATTTTGATTAGGTTGCGTAAACGCCCATAAACGCCTTGAATTACTCCTAACTCGCCGAGTTCTTCGATGCTTTTTAGGGCTTTTTCTTCTGCAGCAACCGTTTCTGCGAGTTCCCTCTGCGTTGCAAACTCCACAACAGCTTCGCGGGCTGATTCAGCTATTTTTCCAGCTTCCGCTATTTCCCTTTCTATGGCTTCTTTTTGGGCTATGCGGCGCTCGAGCATGCGCTCCAAATTTTTAAGCTGTGTTTTCTGCTCCTTCTGAACTTTTATAAGCTCTGCCATAGATTTCCCAAGTTCGCCAAGGGTGGAGGCAAACCTTTCTTTCCGCTCGTTTAAGTCCCTGAGTCTTCTTTCTCGGATTTTTATGGCTGTTTGACTTTTTGCATGTTCAGACCTTAAAAACGCTAGTCGCTTATAGTCTCTGTCGAGTTGAAGTTCTATTTCACGTATTCTCTTGCTGTTTTCGCCTATGCTCTCCCAGAGTTGGGCGGCTTCCTCCGCGAGTGCATCATGTTCTGCTTGTTTGGAATTGATTTGGCTCATTATACGTTCGTATTCGCTTCTCAGCCGCCTAATTTTCAGTCTGTTCTCATGAATTTCGCTTCTTATAGAGTGGTATTGTTGGAGGCTGTTCT
This window harbors:
- the mvk gene encoding mevalonate kinase, whose protein sequence is MGVIASAPAKIILFGEHFVVYGEPAIVLAIDKRAYARAELREDKRLFLRSLNLNVAGFFENGNFKIEEGNPKEARMKLEPLKCAVEKVLEISGERVGLNIEVNSTVPVAAGLGSSAAVAAAVTAAVGALLNVKMSREDVFRIAYEAEKIMHGTPSGVDPAISTFGGTLLFQIDTGFKPLDVRADIPLVIGNTGVERSTRSQVTKVRSLKDRYPQIVEPMMRSAREIVLRAIEALKEGDLETLGELMNINHALLYGLGVSDESLEWLINAARKAGALGAKLTGAGGGGCMIALASKDRVENVLEAVQRAGGSAFIARKTDEGVRIEPT
- the amrB gene encoding AmmeMemoRadiSam system protein B, with translation MAKIRLPSQAGAFYAGKAESLKRQIEECFLHELGPGKIPTVVEGSRRIVGLVCPHAGYMYSGPVAAHAYYNLASDGKPDTVVLFGPNHTGYGSALAVMNEGFWRTPLGDVEVDGETANKIVREARIVDVDDSAHRYEHSIEVQLPFLQYLFGSAFKIVPICFLMQDLHSSSEVGQAVAKVLAGKNALIIASSDMTHYESQKTAEKKDMLALQAVEAMDEERFYSIIEEHRITACGYGPIIALITAAKALGAREAKLLCYKTSGDVTGDYSAVVGYAAVQFTK
- the fni gene encoding type 2 isopentenyl-diphosphate Delta-isomerase, producing the protein MAEKTRKRKADHIRIATTYNVQAKNITTGFEDVHFVHRALPEIDKDKINLSTTVFNHKFSAPIIVSAITGGTGEASKINATIATIVEEFGLGMGVGSQRAALEDRRLEKTFAIVRKKAPTAFLMANIGGIQLAKGYNIKEAKKAVEMIDADALAIHLNPLQEAVQPEGETSFRGVLEKICEIVKELDKPVIVKETGAGIAAEEAKKLEAAGVKGIDVSGAGGTSFAAVEYFRAKGRRNIYNRRLGEVFWDWGIPTAISIVEVTQTVNIPVIASGGIRSGLDAAKALALGASLAALAQPVLQAAVEGLRQTRKTLRTLIEELRNTMFLVGAENIQQLHKVPLVITGKTAEWLKLRGFDTEVYARRGEG
- the rpsB gene encoding 30S ribosomal protein S2, with protein sequence MESEASLAEKDKEEIKKEKFEEETSVSVEEELLLPRDTLLSAGIHIGTRMKTKDMEQFIYRVRPDGLFVLDVKKTDERIRVAAKFLARFESSRIAAAAARLYAQEPVKKFCEAIGATPIVGRFIPGLLSNPLYPNRIEPNVLIVSDPRADSQAVREAASVGVPVVALCSTDNDFSGVDLVIPTNNKGRRALAVIYWLLARQVLRERGELPPDKDMPLTIEDFEAKISKEEEES
- a CDS encoding glutamate--tRNA ligase, translating into MNEIREDAELRETIRKFALLNAIKHDGKAQTGPVVGKVLAERPELRAKAKELTALVREMVDEVNSLSLSDQMRIVEERWPETLAKEKVGEEEKRLPPLPNADKYREIVTRFSPNPDCVLHLGSARAIVLCYEYARMYNGKFILRFEDTDPKLKRPVLEFYDRIREDLEWLGCKPDEEYIQSDRVPIYYEYAEKLLKDGNAYVCTCQPQAFREKVLAQKPCPCRGLPPEEHLERWECMLKGVCKEGEAVVRVKTDLKHPNPAVRDWPALRVIDIEQYPHPRVGTKYRVWPLYNFACGLDDHLMGVTHIIRGKEHLTNMVRQEYMYRHLGWRYPEAIHYGRLKIKGAHLSKSKIVQGIKEGLYKGWDDPRLATFAALRRRGITPEAIKKLIIDVGPKTSDVILSWENLYAYNRKILDPKVNRYFFVSNPIQLLVRHIPRTFTVKLRLHPEYPERGFKEYAIKPSEPNGEALFWISRMDLKVLAVGRIVRLMELFNIKIERVEAYSAEASFESESYEEARKAGAPLIHWVPMGMDVPCQVVMPDATITDGVAEKACKDLKPNDMVQFERFGFVRIDKVDAKITAYYAHK
- the eno gene encoding phosphopyruvate hydratase; translation: MSTVIEDVIARKVFNSRGEETIEVDVITTSGFGRASAPAGESRGKAEVVYYPQGGVDEAVKKVEELISPELVGLNADFQEEIDKTLHEIDNTKDFRIIGGNTAFAVSLANAEAAANSYGLPLFQYLGGYAAHELPYPLGNIISGGKHTRGKSPDMQEFLALPYGADSFLEAATANVKIHSKVKEALKKKDKLFSSGRSDEGAWVANIKDLEALEIMASACREVSNELGFKCGFGVDIAASSLWNAKKKKYVYERNEKELDSGEQLEFVRQLIEKYHLAYVEDPFHEDDYGSFAELTKKVKNCLICGDDLFVTNNERLNYGIKMHAANAIIIKVNQVGTLTDALDTIETAKRAGYVPVISHRSGDTCDWHIAHLAVAFRCPIIKTGVVEGARIAKINELLRIEEFLGDRAKMAELHIP
- a CDS encoding polyprenyl synthetase family protein — protein: MRASLVFDIGKLLEEKASIINKAIEKYIPRIFSKKAIIFKVSPPRYAYNIEAINKAVAEPIWEFLDRGGKRWRPALFLLICEALGKNPEDYVDYAIIPEVVHNGTLIIDDIEDASEFRRGKPCTHRIYGLDIAVNAGNTMYYLPLLPLMENREKLGSEKLARIYEIYVQEMINLSLGQAMDIAWHKGLADADKLDEENYLQMCAYKTGTLARMAAKIAAVVADAPDELIEKLGHFAESIGIAFQIQDDVLDLTGKEFAEKKGGRGQDITEGKRTLIVIHTLKVANAKDRKRLIEILKMHTSDQKLREEAIAIMQKYGSIEYAKNFARKIVEESWKEVEGLLPESDAKEKLNAFARFLIERKI
- a CDS encoding isopentenyl phosphate kinase, yielding MSQPRPTVLKIGGSVITDKSKELGVQMEAISRIADEILEANTKNLIIVHGGGSFGHPVAQKHAIKEGFKEESQIIGFAETHHVMTVLNGLFMDALIWRGVPAVSITPSSCIMTQNGRIICFEDSPLKQLMKMGFIPVLYGDAVFDAKLGFTILSGDQLVAFLAMRFNAKNIVIGVDVDGLYNADPKTNEKAKMFDRLTLAELRNVQKLLGGSNACDVTGGMANKIAELIPAIEHGIPVLIVNATKPKYIYKALKGERVKGTLIEKE